The following proteins are co-located in the Castanea sativa cultivar Marrone di Chiusa Pesio chromosome 8, ASM4071231v1 genome:
- the LOC142606851 gene encoding sodium-dependent phosphate transport protein 1, chloroplastic-like — MNCSLSNTMSARALLSSLSLTPKTPPDISAQKRNHCLGFKHKYPFHFRIRVRLSSQSQQERCHVDFRVSARSSSGERGGGKVRADVKSEPYDISESIPESVKFEQAMDGVVLGKEESELDSESESEIESSVPWWEQFPKRWVIVVLCFSAFLLCNMDRVNMSIAILPMSAEFNWNPATVGLIQSSFFWGYLLTQIAGGIWADTVGGKMVLGFGVVWWSIATILTPIAAKIGLPFLLVVRAFMGIGEGVAMPAMNNILSKWIPVAERSRSLALVYSGMYLGSVTGLAFSPFLIHQYGWPSVFFSFGSLGTVWIAVWLSKAHSSPLDDPELRPEEMKLIMTNSVSKEPVKTIPWRLILSKAPVWALIVSHFCHNWGTFILLTWMPTYYNQVLKFNLTDSGLVCVLPWLTMAFSANFGGWIADTLVSKGLSITRVRKIMQTIGFLGPAFFLTQLSHVNSPAMAVLCMACSQGTDAFSQSGLYSNHQDIAPRYSGVLLGLSNTAGVLAGVFGTAATGYILQHGSWDDVFKVSVGLYLVGTVVWNLFSTGEKILD; from the exons ATGAACTGTTCACTTTCTAACACCATGAGCGCCAGAGCTCTACTCTCTTCTCTATCACTCACACCCAAAACCCCACCCGATATTTCGGCCCAAAAGCGAAACCACTGTCTGGGCTTCAAACACAAATACCCGTTTCATTTCCGGATCCGGGTCCGGTTATCCTCACAGTCACAGCAAGAACGTTGCCATGTGGACTTCCGGGTCTCGGCTCGAAGTAGTTCGGGCGAGAGGGGAGGTGGGAAAGTTCGGGCCGATGTTAAGTCGGAGCCGTACGATATATCGGAATCGATTCCGGAATCGGTGAAGTTTGAGCAGGCTATGGACGGTGTCGTGTTGGGGAAGGAGGAGTCGGAGTTGGatagtgagagtgagagtgagattgagagttcaGTTCCTTGGTGGGAACAGTTTCCAAAAAGATGGGTCATTGTCGTTTTGTGTTTCTCAGCCTTCCTTCTCTGCAATATGGATAGA GTGAATATGAGCATTGCTATACTTCCAATGTCAGCAGAGTTCAATTGGAACCCAGCCACAGTTGGTTTGATACAATCTTCTTTTTTCTGGGGCTACCTCCTGACTCAG ATTGCTGGTGGTATATGGGCAGACACAGTAGGTGGAAAGATGGTCTTGGGATttggtgtggtttggtggtCAATTGCTACAATTCTCACTCCTATTGCCGCTAAAATTGGGTTGCCTTTCCTACTTGTTGTTCGCGCTTTCATGGGGATTGGCGAG GGTGTTGCTATGCCTGCCATGAACAATATTTTGTCAAAGTGGATTCCTGTAGCAGAGAGAAGTAGATCATTAGCACTGGTGTACAGTGGGATGTACCTTGGATCAGTCACTGGCCTGGCCTTTTCACCATTTTTAATTCATCAGTATGGATGGCCATCAGTCTTCTTCTCCTTTGGCTCCCTAGGAACAGTTTGGATTGCAGTGTGGCTAAGCAAG GCACATAGTTCTCCTCTTGATGACCCTGAACTGCGGCCTGAAGAAATGAAGCTGATCATGACCAACAGCGTTTCAAAAGAACCTGTTAAAACAATACCTTGGAGACTGATCTTGTCAAAGGCACCTGTATGGGCCCTAATAGTGTCTCATTTCTGTCACAATTGGGGGACATTTATTCTTCTAACCTGGATGCCAACATACTATAACCAA GTCCTGAAGTTCAATCTTACAGACTCAGGGCTTGTTTGTGTTTTGCCCTGGCTTACAATGGCATTTTCTGCAAATTTTGGAGGGTGGATTGCAGATACACTTGTTAGCAAAGGTTTATCTATTACAAGGGTTCGAAAG ATCATGCAAACAATTGGTTTTCTTGGTCCTGCTTTCTTCCTAACTCAGTTGAGCCATGTTAATTCTCCTGCAATGGCTGTTTTATGTATGGCATGCAGTCAG GGTACTGACGCATTCTCACAGTCTGGTCTATATTCAAACCATCAAGATATTGCCCCTCGATATTCT GGAGTATTGCTTGGTCTGTCCAATACTGCTGGAGTGCTGGCAGGTGTATTTGGAACAGCAGCCACAGGCTACATCTTGCAGCATG GTTCATGGGACGATGTTTTCAAGGTTTCTGTTGGGCTCTACTTGGTTGGCACTGTAGTATGGAACCTTTTTTCAACTGGAGAGAAGATCTTGGattaa